CACAGAGGGTCCCTGCACCGGATAACGGTGCGAGGTTAGACATCAGAAAACAACAGGGTGGTATTTCACCTATGGCTCCACCGGAACTGGCGTCCCGGCTTCAAAGCCTCCCACCTATGCTACACAGTTCTTTCCTAATGCCACTCTGAAGCTGCAGTAAAGGTGCACGGGGTCTTTCCGTCTAACCGCGGGTACTCCGCATCTTCACGGAGAATTCAATTTCGCTGAGCATATCCTGGAGACAGTGGGGAAGTCGTTACGCCATTCGTGCAGGTCGGAACTTACCCGACAAGGAATTTCGCTACCTTAGGACCGTTATAGTTACGGCCGCCGTTTACCTGGGCTTCAATTCAGTGCTTGCACACCTCCTCTTAACCTTCAGGCACCGGGCAGGCGTCAGGCCCTATACGTCGTCTTGAAGCCGACTTAGCAGAGCCCTGTGTTTTTGCTAAACAGTCGCTACCCCCTGGCCTGTGCCCCCCACAAAAAGTTGCCTTCATGTGGGGCCTCCTTCTTCCGAAGGTACGGAGGCAATTTGCCGAGTTCCTTCAGGATACTTCTCTCAAACGCCTTGGTATACTCTACCATTCCACCTGTGTCGGTTTAGGGTACGGTCTATACGGAGGGGCTATTTCCTGGGACAACTTCCCTGCCTGGACCAATCCAATAAGGCCAGACAAGTTACGCCATCCGTCACACACCTCCAGGCCCACGAATATTAACGTGGTTCCCATCGACTACCCCCTTCGGGCTCGTCTTAGGGGCCGGCTTACCCTGCTCAGATTAGCTTTAAGCAGGAACCCTTGGAATTTCGGCGACAGTGCATCTCACACTGTTAATCGCTACTCATGTCTGCATTCGCACTTCCGATACCTCCACCACCCATTACCAGATGGCTTCAACGGCCTACGGAACGCTCCGCTACCGCGTGATCATGAAGATCACACCCTAAGCTTCGGTGCACGTCTTGAGCCCCGTTACATCTTCGCCGCAGAACCTCTTGTTTAGACCAGTGAGCTGTTACGCTTTCTTTAAAGGATGGCTGCTTCTAAGCCAACCTCCTGGTTGTTTTGGAAGTTCCACATGCTTTCCCACTTAGACGTGACTTGGGGACCTTAGCTGTAGGTTAGGGCTGTTTCCCTTTTGACGACGGACCTTAGCACCCGCCGTCTGTCTGCCGAACTAGACTCGTTGGTATTCGGAGTTTGGTTAGAGTTGGTAGATCTCGCGACCCCCGCATCCATCCAGTGCTCTACCCCCAACGGCAATCATTCGACGCTCTACCTCAATAGATTTCGCGGAGAACCAGCTATTTCCCGGCTTGATTGGCCTTTCACCCCTAAACACAACTCATCCGATAATTTTTCAACATTAAACGGTTCGGCCCTCCAGTGCGTGTTACCGCACCTTCAGCCTGGTCATGCCTAGATCGCCGGGTTTCGGGTCTAATGCATCATACTCTATCGCCCTGTTCAGACTCGCTTTCGCTGCGCCTACACCTAACGGCTTAAGCTTGCATGATACACTAAGTCACAGACCCATTATGCAAGAGGTACGCGGTCACTCCTCAAGGAAGCTCCCACTGCTTGTAGGCATCCGGTTTCAGGTACTGTTTCACTCCCCTCATCGGGGTGCTTTTCACCTTTCCCTCACGGTACTGGTTCGCTATCGGTCATGTACGAGTATTTAGGCTTGGAGGGTGGTCCCCCCATGTTCAGACAGAGTTTCACGTGCTCCGCCCTACTCAAGTCCTGATGTTTCGCTTTCACATACGGGGCTGTCACCCGCTATGGCGCCACTTTCCAGAGGCTTCTGTTAACTAAACACCAGGCGCTGGCCTGGTCCGCGTTCGCTCGCCACTACTAACGGAATCTCGGTTGATGTCTTTTCCTCCGGGTACTGAGATGTTTCAGTTCTCCGGGTTCGCCTCACCAAAGCCTATTTTATTCAGCTTAGTGATACCTCTCCCATTTAACACGGGGCCAGATCACTCTGGACCAGTCTTAAATGGTGAAGGTGGGTTGTCCCATTCGGAAATCGCGGGATCAAAGCTTGCTCACAGCTCCCCCACGCTTATCGCAGCGTGCCACGTCCTTCATCGCCTGTACATGCCAAGGCATTCACCAGATGCCCTTACCTCACGCTTGAGAGTCCACACCACCAATGACAGCACTGGAAGACAGCGCCGCATCAGCATATCAGGTGTGGTGATATTAACTCAGCCAGATAATCATTTGTGTACGACAACGCTCAGCTTCTTGGCCCGAAGACCGCAAAACCGAACCATGTCGCCACGGCATCGATTAAAAAACCCATTCACAATGTCAAAGAGAGGATCGCTCAACGAGCCTCCTCATAATTGCTGGCAAGCCAGCAAAACCGCTACTCTTCATCCCTAGAGTGTTTTTGAGCTGCTCCGCGCAACAGCGCTACGCAGATGCGAAGTTCACACCGTTCTTCAACGATCCAAACCTCAAGCAATGGTGGAGCTTATCGGGATCGAACCGATGACCTGATGCTTGCAAAGCAACCGCTCTCCCAGCTGAGCTAAAGCCCCCTACCAATGCTGGTGGGCCGGGGAGGAGTTGAACCTCCGACCTCACGCTTATCAGGCGTGCGCTCTAACCACCTGAGCTACCGGCCCGTTGTTTGATTGGCCTCAGGCGCCGGCGTCGACGTCGCTCGGGGTCCCCTCGAACTGGTTCGAGGGGTGGCGTGTCGACTTGGCTATCCTCGCATAAGCTCGGGCGCGCGTTCGCGCTTGCGGACCTTCGGTCCGTTCCCAAGCAATGCCAACAAACGAAGGCCTGCTCAATATCAGCACAACGTTTCCGTTGCGCCAATCTCTAGTGATGAAGGGACATGAGGACGGCGGCGATGTTCTTTGGAAATGACGAAGCTCTTCTACCTTCGAGAGGTAGCGCTTTCGGCACGATCCTTAGAAAGGAGGTGATCCAGCCGCAGGTTCCCCTACGGCTACCTTGTTACGACTTCACCCCAGTCGCTAAACCCACTGTGGTCGCCTGCCTCCTTGCGGTTAGCTCAACGCCTTCGAGTGAATCCAACTCCCATGGTGTGACGGGCGGTGTGTACAAGGCCTGGGAACGTATTCACCGCGGCATGCTGATCCGCGATTACTAGCGATTCCGCCTTCACGCTCTCGAGTTGCAGAGAACGATCCGAACTGAGACGACTTTTGGAGATTAGCTCCTCCTCGCGGAGTGGCCGCCCACTGTAGTCGCCATTGTAGCACGTGTGTAGCCCAACGCGTAAGGGCCATGAGGACTTGACGTCATCCCCACCTTCCTCCGGCTTATCACCGGCGGTTCCTTTAGAGTACCCAACTAAATGATGGCAACTAAAGGCGAGGGTTGCGCTCGTTGCGGGACTTAACCCAACATCTCACGACACGAGCTGACGACAGCCATGCAGCACCTGTCACCTAGCCAGCCGAACTGAAGGAATGTGTCTCCACAATCCACACTAGGGATGTCAAACGTTGGTAAGGTTCTGCGCGTTGCTTCGAATTAAACCACATGCTCCACCGCTTGTGCAGGCCCCCGTCAATTCCTTTGAGTTTTAATCTTGCGACCGTACTCCCCAGGCGGATAACTTAATGCGTTAGCTGCGCCACTGAAACACCATGTGCCCCAGCAGCTAGTTATCATCGTTTACGGCGTGGACTACCAGGGTATCTAATCCTGTTTGCTCCCCACGCTTTCGCACCTCAGCGTCAATACACGTCCAGTGGGCCGCCTTCGCCACTGGTGTTCTTCCGAATATCTACGAATTTCACCTCTACACTCGGAATTCCACCCACCTCTCCGTGATTCAAGCAATCCAGTCTCAAGGGCAGTTCCAGTGTTGAGCACTGGGCTTTCACCCCTGACTTAAATCGCCGCCTACGTGCGCTTTACGCCCAGTAATTCCGAACAACGCTAGCCCCCTCCGTATTACCGCGGCTGCTGGCACGGAGTTAGCCGGGGCTTATTCTCCCGGTACTGTCATTATCATCCCGGGTAAAAGAGCTTTACAACCCTAAGGCCTTCATCACTCACGCGGCATTGCTGGATCAGGGTTGCCCCCATTGTCCAATATTCCCTACTGCTGCCTCCCGTAGGAGTCTGGGCCGTGTCTCAGTCCCAGTGTGGCTGATCATCCTCTCAGACCAGCTAAGGATCGTCGCCTTGGTGAGCCTTTACCTCACCAACTAGCTAATCCTACGCGGGCTCATCCCTGGGCGATAAATCTTTGGACTTACGTCATCATCCGGTATTAGCGTTCGTTTCCAAACGTTATTCCGAACCCAAGGGCAGATTCCCACGCGTTACGCACCCGTGCGCCACTAGACCCGAAGGTCTCGTTCGACTTGCATGTATTAGGCATGCCGCCAGCGTTCGTTCTGAGCCAGGATCAAACTCTCAAGTTTGATGTCCGATCCACATCCAGGCGGAATAAGCCCAAACATGAACCGCTCATTTTCAGGAGCCATTCCTGCACAAATTTCTTACATGGTTACGTAAGGACATTGCGAGAAACGGCTAATTTAACCGAGCACCAGACGCCTGAAAGCCGTCTGAACCCGGAGCCGCCGCCCACATGTCCCTTCATCAATCAACAATGTCAAAGAACCTCACAACATAAACCGGACAGCCATCCCACCCCGTTCCTTGCGTTCCGGGGGACCAGCGTCCGTCTATGTTGGCGACCGGTCAATCCAGCGCCAATGTGGCGTCGTCCCGTCCGGTGGAGGGGCATCTAGGGGGGACCGGAGATTCGAGCAACCCCAAAAATGACAGTTTTTGGAAATTCTTGGAAAAAACTGCCTATGCCACTCATAAATAACGGCTTTCTGCCATTTCTCGCAGATAATCGCGCCCGCACCAGGTTGAGGCAGGCTTCCAGCGCATGGACAAGGTCGAATGGCTCGTGCGCGATCTCCATCTGACCGGCCTCCACCTTGGACAGGTCCAATATGTCGTTCAGCAGACGCATCATCGCCCAGCCCGGAAGCCGCATTGATATGGCCCGCCTCCCCCGCATCGGCGAAGCTGTGATTGACAATAGGGGACGGCGCGATTGACGGGTTCCCCGTTGCCGGATCGGGACGAACCGAAGTCGGGATGGCTGCCCCCAGGAAAGTTGAAAGCCGGGCCGCGCCTGCCTATCAGCGGCATATGGACGGCATCAGGGACATTCTCGACCGCTTGCGCGCGCCCGCCGGCAATGTGGTGGCGCGGGCGCGGCGCATGGTCGAGGCCCATGTGCCGGAGGAACGGCGCGGGCCGGGATGGGACCGGCACTGGCGCGAACTGGAGGCCTATCTGGAACTGCCGGGCCACTGGTCCTCCGCCGAAGGGAAAGAGGATGACGGCTGACAGGCTGATCGGAACGCTGCTGGACGATGGGCGGATGCGCTATCCACTGCGTTTGGGCCAGGCCTGAATGTCGGCGAATGGCAATAGCAGACGCTAATAATATCGTCATCCCAGCGAAAGCTGGGATGACGGAATGATGTCCGCCTTCCACCCAAACCACATCTGCGAACTCGCACACGCCACCTGAGAGCCGCCCTACAGCGCCCGCAAGGCGCGCGCGGGCCGCACCGACATCAGGGGAATCGACCCCAGCAGCCCGATCCCCAGCGTCAGCACCGCCCCCGCGCCCAGGGTCGACAACACCAGCAGCCAGTCCGGCGCCCAGTGGAAATCGAATATCCGCACGATCACGAACCAGGCCGCCGCCAGCCCCAGCCCCAGCGCCACCAGCGCCAGCACCCCCGCCAGCAGCGCATATTCGATAGCCTGCGCGCCCAATATCTGCCCCCGCGTCGCGCCCAGCGTTTTCAGGATCACACTGTCATAGGCCCGCGCCTGCCGGGACGCCGCGATCGCGCCGATCAGCACGGCGATGCCCGCCAATATGGCGACCGATCCCGCCAGCACGATGGCGGTCGACATCTGCCCCAGCAGCACGGTGACCTGCGCCACCACCTCGCCCACCGCGATGATGGAGACGGAGGGGAAAGCGGCCAGCAGCGCGCGCGTCATCGCCCCTTCCGACCCGCCTTTCGTCGTGCCGCCTTTCGTCGTGATCGTCGCGGACAGGCTGTGCGGCGCGCTGCGCAACGTGTCGGGTGAGAAGACCATGATGTAGTTGAAGCCCATCGTCTCCCAATTGACCTGCCGCAGGGATGCGATGCGCGCCTCTATCTCCCGCCCCAGCACCGACACGGTCAGCGTGTCGCCAACATCGACGCCCATCACCTCCGCCGCCTCCCGGTCGAGCGAGATCAGCGGCGGCCCGGCATAGTCGCGGGGCCACCACTGGCCCTTCACCAGTTCCGATCCTTCGGGCAGCGCATCGCTATAGGTGACGCCCCGCTCCCCGCGCAGGAACCATGCGCCTTCGGGCAATTGCTTCAGGTCCGCCACCCGCTGCCCGCCATAGGCGACGATGGTTCCCCGCAGGGTCGGCACCATATTGACGCTGGCCCCCGGCGCTTCCTTCGCGACCAGGGCGAGGAAGCGGTCCTTTCCGGCGATGGGGATGTCCAGCACGAACTGGTCGGGCGCGGTGCGCGGCACCGTGTTGCGGATTTCGGCGCTGAGGCTGGACTGGATCGCCGCCAGCGTCACGAACAAAGTCAGCCCCAGCCCCAGCGCCACCACCAGCGCCGAAGTCTGCGCACCCGGCCGGTGAAGATTGGCCACCGCCAGCCGGGCCAGCGGACGGCGCGGCGCGGGCGCGCGGCGCGCCCCATGCCGGACCAACAGCCCCATGCCGGTCAGCAGCGCCAGCATGGCCGCGACCGCGCCCAGCATCGCCGCCGCGAACCACGGCTCCCGCGCCGTGCCCAGCGCCAGCGCAACGGCTGCGGCCCCGGCCGCGCCCACCGCGATCATGCTCGCCCGGTCGACGCCGCGCCGCCGGTCCACCGTTTCGCGGAACAGGGCGGCGGCGGGCAGGGTCCGCGCATGGGCCAACGGCGGCATGGTGAAGATGAAGGCGATCAGCAGGCCGTAAAGCGCGCTGGTGACCAGCGGCCAGGGCGCGACGGCGAAACCCGGCTGCACCGGCAATATGTCCCGCATCGCCGTCACCAGCCCCAGCGGCAGCACGACCCCCGCCGCCAGCCCGCAGCCGATGGCCAGCATGGCGACCGCGCCGATCTGCATCAGGTAGATGCGGGCGATGTCGGCGGATGAAGCGCCCAAAATCTTCAACGTCGCGATGCCGTTGCGCTTGATCGCCAGATAGGATGCGACCCCGTTGCTGACCCCGATGCCCGCAATGGCCAGCGCGGCGAGGCCGATCAGCGACAGAAACTGCCCCATCCGCTCCAGGAAACGGCTGGTCCCCGGCGCCGCGCCGTCGCGATCCTTGATCTCGAATCCGGCGGAGGGGAAGGCGCGGTTCAGCCTTTCCCCCGCCGCCCCGGCATCCGCGCCGGCCGCCAGACGAATCCGGTATTTGCTCTCATAAAGGCTGCCCGGCTGGATCAGGCCCGTGCGCCTTATGCCCTCCATGGAGGTGAGCGCCACCGGCCCCAGGGTGAAGCCCTCCCCCACCCGATCCGGCTCCTCCGCGATGATGCCCCGGATGCGGAAGGTCGCCGCGCCATAGCGCAATCCATCGCCCGGCTTCACGTCCAGCCTGTCCGCCAGCGCCTGCCCGATGACCAGTTCGTCGGCGCGCATCGGCCCGGCGCGCCCGCCCTTCAGCGTCAGCGCACCGTAGAGCGGATAGGCCTCGTCCACACCCTTCAATTCCGTCAGAACGGCGGAGGGGCCATCGCCCTCCCCAACCCGCTGGGCCATGGCCCGCAGGCGGACCGTCTCGCTCAACGCGCCCTCGCGCCGGAAGGCCGCCTTCTCCGCCGCGCTCGCCTCGCGCTGCGACATCGCCACTTCGACGTCGCCGCCCAGCAGCA
Above is a window of Sphingobium sp. JS3065 DNA encoding:
- a CDS encoding ABC transporter permease translates to MTGLGWRGCWRIARRDLHRGFRGLRLLFICLFLGVATLATIGGLTAAITGEIATKGQVLLGGDVEVAMSQREASAAEKAAFRREGALSETVRLRAMAQRVGEGDGPSAVLTELKGVDEAYPLYGALTLKGGRAGPMRADELVIGQALADRLDVKPGDGLRYGAATFRIRGIIAEEPDRVGEGFTLGPVALTSMEGIRRTGLIQPGSLYESKYRIRLAAGADAGAAGERLNRAFPSAGFEIKDRDGAAPGTSRFLERMGQFLSLIGLAALAIAGIGVSNGVASYLAIKRNGIATLKILGASSADIARIYLMQIGAVAMLAIGCGLAAGVVLPLGLVTAMRDILPVQPGFAVAPWPLVTSALYGLLIAFIFTMPPLAHARTLPAAALFRETVDRRRGVDRASMIAVGAAGAAAVALALGTAREPWFAAAMLGAVAAMLALLTGMGLLVRHGARRAPAPRRPLARLAVANLHRPGAQTSALVVALGLGLTLFVTLAAIQSSLSAEIRNTVPRTAPDQFVLDIPIAGKDRFLALVAKEAPGASVNMVPTLRGTIVAYGGQRVADLKQLPEGAWFLRGERGVTYSDALPEGSELVKGQWWPRDYAGPPLISLDREAAEVMGVDVGDTLTVSVLGREIEARIASLRQVNWETMGFNYIMVFSPDTLRSAPHSLSATITTKGGTTKGGSEGAMTRALLAAFPSVSIIAVGEVVAQVTVLLGQMSTAIVLAGSVAILAGIAVLIGAIAASRQARAYDSVILKTLGATRGQILGAQAIEYALLAGVLALVALGLGLAAAWFVIVRIFDFHWAPDWLLVLSTLGAGAVLTLGIGLLGSIPLMSVRPARALRAL